The following proteins are co-located in the Silene latifolia isolate original U9 population chromosome 1, ASM4854445v1, whole genome shotgun sequence genome:
- the LOC141644346 gene encoding protein FAR1-RELATED SEQUENCE 5-like, which produces MIDEFSEVHNHRLTSVCNRDLDKISRSLDMFQKTLILDNSKLNIGAGLTFRQVKELVNGYENIGATLIDFKNFQRDIKCYIGLRDADLFIDRLEKLKATQPQFYFAYDVDSQNRLTKFFWADATCIRNYSFFGDAVSFDPTYGTNKYDMVFTPFTGVNHHRKSVLFAGCLLLHEDDISFQWTFQRFLDRHGTKRATIHDHGSMPWHKEDHGQSWFKTLRDTDFLARFNAVVWDPDMEPSEFEEKWQKVISDFELEDNDWLTTMFDDRHHWIPAYHRSKSLWTSSAIHEGAMIITNDHSFPELKTELPIEKHGAIIYTHAVFKVFQEEVMAADSCGVDDFEKEEHVRIIHAYFVGVQGQRNWANTKQLDSNGNVIEDSYMATSDNSHLCNVWSEFRQIVGVLKTLPVEHTEEPRDGDVFVGLHSSSQVTIHPPEQARNKGSGKRLKSAKQQAIEKAAKPKRLCAYFAKKELPTTENMPSSHSDVAAEKATKKKKV; this is translated from the exons ATGATTGACGAGTTTTCTGAAGTCCACAATCATCGTCTCACCTCTGTCTGTAACAGAGATCTCGATAAGATTTCACGATCCCTTGATATGTTCCAGAAGACGCTTATCTTGGACAACTCCAAGTTGAATATTGGCGCTGGATTGACCTTTAGACAGGTTAAGGAACTTGTCAATGGGTACGAAAATATCGGTGCTAcattgatagattttaagaactttcaaagAGATATCAAGTGCTACATTGGGTTAAGAGATGCTGACCTTTTCATCGATCGACTCGAGAAACTCAAAGCAACCCAACCCCAGTTCTACTTCGCCTATGATGTTGATTCGCAAAACCGTCTAACAAAGTTCTTTTGGGCTGATGCTACATGTATTAGAAACTACTCATTCTTTGGGGATGCTGTTAGCTTCGACCCTACTTACGGAACcaacaagtatgatatggtttttacaccattcaCAGGTGTTAATCACCACAGAAAGTCGGTGTTGTTTGCCGGTTGTCTCCTGTTACACGAGGATGACATCTCCTTCCAATGGACCTTTCAAAGATTTCTTGACCGCCATGGGACAAAAAGAGCCACGATTCATGATCACGGATCAATGCCCTGGCATAAAGAAG ATCACGGACAAAGTTGGTTCAAGACTCTGCGAGACACGGACTTCCTTGCTCGCTTCAACGCTGTTGTTTGGGACCCTGATATGGAGCCGTCGGAGTTCGAAGAGAAGTGGCAGAAGGTCATTTCAGATTTCGAGCTGGAagataatgattggttgactacaaTGTTCGACGACAGACACCATTGGATTCCTGCCTACCATC GTTCCAAATCGCTATGGACCAGCAGCGCTATACACGaaggtgcgatgattataacaaaTGACCACTCATTCCCCGAGCTTAAGACAGAATTACCTATAGAAAAGCATGGCGCTATTATATACACACATGCTGTGTTCAAGGTGTTCCAAGAAGAAGTAATGGCGGCCGATTCATGTGGTGTTGATGACTTTGAGAAGGAGGAGCATGTGCGCATAATTCAT GCATATTTTGTGGGTGTACAAGGGCAAAGGAATTGGGCGAATACCAAGCAA CTTGATTCGAATGGGAATGTCATTGAGGATTCATATATGGCTACCTCTGATAACAGTCATTTGTGCAACGTATGGTCAGAGTTCCGTCAGATAGTTGGCGTTCTCAAAACTTTACCTGTTGAACACACGGAAGA ACCAAGAGATGGAGATGTCTTTGTTGGGCTGCACTCGTCGTCTCAAGTCACTATCCACCCTCCggaacaagcacgcaacaaggggAGTGGAAAAAGATTGAAGTCGGCTAAACAACAGGCCATTGAAAAAGCAGCCAAGCCAAAGAGGCTATGTGCATACTTTGCAAAGAAAGAGTTACCCACGACAGAGAACATGCCCTCTTCGCATAGTGATGTAGCCGCCGAGAAAGCGACTAAAAAGAAAAAAGTTTGA